GCGATGCAGGCTCCGGTGGTGGTGGCGGAGGCGCAGGGGCTGGGTTCCGACTCGCAGAAGCCGGTGGCGTCGCGGCGGGTCAGCTGGTACGAGTACGGCACCTGGCCGGACACGCCGGGATCGCTCCAGCTGCTGCCGGTCAACCCACTGGCCACCTGCTCGAAGGCACCGCCGGGACAATCACCGTAGGCGCGGTAGACGTCCAGAGTCTCGCCGGGTTCGAGGGTGGTGGTCCAGCTCAGGTCGATGACCAGGTCACCCCCGGCGGTGGCGGTGAGGGCGTCCGGCGCCGTCGGCGCCTGGCAGAGGATGGGGCGCAGCAGGAAGAGCCCCTCGCCGATGCCGCTGACCAGCACCGTGCCGCTCTCGAAGTAGGGATAAACGCTCCACGCGCCCTGGAAACCACTGCTGTCGCTGGTGGGATAGATGTCGAAGAAGGCGACCTCGGTGAGCACTCCGAGATCGATGTCCTGGAGGCTCAGGATGCGCAGGCCGCTACGGTAGTTGGCCTGGTAGACGTAGCCGTCGTGGACGTATTGGTTGTGGTCCGTAGCAGGCACCGAACCGGTGTGCGTGGCCAGCACCTGCGGCGAGTCCAGATCCGCCAGATCCCAGATGTAGGTCTTGGTGTTGTGGCCGAAGCTGCCCTCGTCGAGCTCATCGTCCATCAATAGATAGGCGTGATCCTCCGTCAGCCAGGCCTGATGGGTGTAGCCGAAGCCCATGTAGCCGGTGCGGGAGAGCTGCACCGGAGTCCCCTTGTCGGTGACGTCGACGATGGTCAGGGTGTCCTCGTTGCTGTTGAAGCAGATCTCCGCGCCGTCATGCTCGGTATCGGGGCCGTGGTAGATCACGCATTGGGCGTCGTGAGTGTAGCCATCGTCGCCGAAGCAGCCGGCAAAGGCCGGGTCCAGAGGATCGGTGAGATCGAGCATGTGCAAGCCGCCGGAACAGGCCTCGAAGGGCGGATCGCTCTCCCGCGAGCCAACGCCATAGGCGAATCCGCTCTCGTCATTGATGACCACATTGTGGGTGCGGCCGAAACCATCGTAGTGAGCGGTAGCGCTGAAGGTCACCGGCGGGTCCACCACCTTGTCCAGCTGGGTCAGGTCGAAAATCTGCAGACCGTGCCCCGACGCCTCGCTGGTGATGTAGGCGTAATTCCCGTAGGTCTTGACATCCCGCCAGGTCGAGTTGGTGGTATGCGTGGGCAGGTCGCCCAAATACACCGGCTCTTCCGGATCGCTGACGTCCACGAAGGCGGTGCCGTTGGAGCGCCCCATGAGGGCGTACTCCTTGCCCGTCGCAGGATCCGTCCACCCCCAAAGATCCGCCCCCGAGCCCCCACCGATGGCGCTCAAAGGCATGTGGGCGAGCAAATCCACCCGCTGGCAGGGAAAACCCTCGGCCATACCGTCGACGCAGGGATGGGCGTGCTCCGTAGCCGTCCTCTCCTCCCCGCTCTCCACCGCCTCGGCCCGCTGCGCCAACATCTCTCGCTGGCTGAGGGTCAACCCACCGCTGGCCTCGTAGGCCTCGAAGCTCTCATCCGGGCCAACGGCCCCGGAGCCAAGCCCCTCAGCAGCGGGCACCGCCGGCAGCCCCAGCAGGAGGCAAGAAACCGCCGAAACGAGGATCAGCAGCCGTCGCGGACCGCCCTTCCCAACGACAGAGGTACCCTCGGCTTCCCTTCTTTCCCAAACAATCATGGTCGATCTCCCAGCTGGCATCCGACTCTCACCGGCGCACCTTCGGTCCGTGACCCTCCAGCCGACACAGAGCCTCGAAGGATCAGAGAGTCTCAAGCGATCAAAGCGTCTCACGAGTATAGAGCAGCTGCCCGCTCCGCCTCGAACCCGGCGGTCGCGGGGCTGAGAGCGTCCGGAGAGAGCGCCTGCTGACGAACTTCAGAGGGAAGCCCAACCCTGGCTCAGGGCGTGGCGGGCGATCTCTACCCGGTTCCTCAAACCCAGCTTGCTACCGATCTTCAAGCAGTGGCTGCGCACCGTGACTTCAGCGATGCACAGCTGGCGAGAGATCTCCGAGTTGTCGAGACCCGCTCCTACCAGGGCCGCAACCTCGGTTTCGCGATCCGTCAGCGAGGAGCCCGGGGGCTTGGCCCCGGGAAAGAGGAACGATCCGATGACATCACCGCCCACGGCGGAACTGAGGAATCGGCCCCCGGCCAATACCGTGGCGATCGCCTCGAAGAGCTCTCTCGGATCGGATCCCTTGACCAAATACCCCGATGCGCCAGCCTCGAAAGCAGCCCTGACCTGCTCCGGCTCGTCGTGCATGGTGAGGATGATGACGGGGATGTGAATGCGCCCGGAGCTCAACCGCCGGGTGGCCTCGAGACCATCGAGACCGGGCATCGCGATGTCGGTGAGGATGATGTCGGGGCGAAGCACCGGCGCCAGCTCCAACATCTGTCGACCGCTGGTCGCAATGTCTACGACCTCGTGGCGAGTCTCCAAGAGCTTGCGGAGAGCGAAAGCAACCAGCTGATGATCATCGACGAGCAGGATCCGCGCTACCTTTTCGGGCATCGATCTCCTCCAGGAGACTCGGGTCTCCTCCACTTCTTGCCCTCCCCTTGGGGCCGTTGGAGCGCAGCCGTTCACGTTGTCTCGAGATGGTATCCGGCAAGCATCCCGAATCAATCTTCAGCATATTATTGCACCTTCAATCCTGTATGCCATCTCCTCCCTCGAAGAAGCCTCCCGCATCAACGCAGCGTTGACCAGCCTCAACCTGGCGTTGATCCTCAGCCCTCAACTTCAACGCTCCGTCCATTGCCTACTTCTTCAGCGACAACTTATGCTCGTTTGGACTGTTCATTTTCTTGATTCAACTACAGGCCTGGCCAGACTACGAGCCAATCCCTACCGGTCTGACCAGATCCAAAGTCGACCCGATCAACAACGAGCC
The DNA window shown above is from Acidobacteriota bacterium and carries:
- a CDS encoding response regulator transcription factor is translated as MPEKVARILLVDDHQLVAFALRKLLETRHEVVDIATSGRQMLELAPVLRPDIILTDIAMPGLDGLEATRRLSSGRIHIPVIILTMHDEPEQVRAAFEAGASGYLVKGSDPRELFEAIATVLAGGRFLSSAVGGDVIGSFLFPGAKPPGSSLTDRETEVAALVGAGLDNSEISRQLCIAEVTVRSHCLKIGSKLGLRNRVEIARHALSQGWASL
- a CDS encoding choice-of-anchor B family protein produces the protein MIVWERREAEGTSVVGKGGPRRLLILVSAVSCLLLGLPAVPAAEGLGSGAVGPDESFEAYEASGGLTLSQREMLAQRAEAVESGEERTATEHAHPCVDGMAEGFPCQRVDLLAHMPLSAIGGGSGADLWGWTDPATGKEYALMGRSNGTAFVDVSDPEEPVYLGDLPTHTTNSTWRDVKTYGNYAYITSEASGHGLQIFDLTQLDKVVDPPVTFSATAHYDGFGRTHNVVINDESGFAYGVGSRESDPPFEACSGGLHMLDLTDPLDPAFAGCFGDDGYTHDAQCVIYHGPDTEHDGAEICFNSNEDTLTIVDVTDKGTPVQLSRTGYMGFGYTHQAWLTEDHAYLLMDDELDEGSFGHNTKTYIWDLADLDSPQVLATHTGSVPATDHNQYVHDGYVYQANYRSGLRILSLQDIDLGVLTEVAFFDIYPTSDSSGFQGAWSVYPYFESGTVLVSGIGEGLFLLRPILCQAPTAPDALTATAGGDLVIDLSWTTTLEPGETLDVYRAYGDCPGGAFEQVASGLTGSSWSDPGVSGQVPYSYQLTRRDATGFCESEPSPCASATTTGACIAPPVFGGLAEVTNLAGAGCGLQLDWPAATANCGGEVTYSVYRGSVPGFIPDEANRIAQGLILESYVDTAATDGEERFYAVRARDGGNDAQEDNLVRLGAAATGPLADGLFGTGAEVGDPNLSYNSTVSVGGGTAQEHIGWELSGARASSGDRSFFSTYSNQQCTAVLTPPLTLTSGQISTLSFWTIFNVEYRWDGGVVQLSDDGGATWQTLGLTPDYPTTFRASSDACGFEEGDPAFTGLDFSWDEYVADLSPWQGMEVQIRWIFSTDGGLTEEGWYVDDITLEHVQVPGSCTSAPGPIFGDGFEAGNLSAWSFTQLGGP